Sequence from the Melanotaenia boesemani isolate fMelBoe1 chromosome 21, fMelBoe1.pri, whole genome shotgun sequence genome:
caatagtgatgtgtcgaccagggttataagatctgatgcagttattgacaaaagattcccacagattagaaattgcagcaaacttatttgtctccactcgctcactgcgtgtgaacatgttatcaaagcgtaggtgttgcatgatgttttggaagcgctttcgggccatagtagcaatgattcgtgggtttcccagctctgctgaccaattgtcacgtagtgatggaactttcttcaccccccgcaagataataattgcaataaatgccattagttctgggaggttcatgaaccaatctgcctgctccttttgccgtgcatgctgaatggtccattcttgaatgctacgaagcatatCAAGTgtcataaaacagaagaagctttgaagacgagtccggatacttcttctggccttagcagttggctctccatctgtgccgtatggttctattggggtgaaattgagacatgtccccagctgttcttcatgccacactgtgccatctttagccatctctgtcctctcacttcccaaccgagccctcttttctggcagtggagcagtctcatcatctgcaaggtaaacaatttcacaatttcagaggacgaaaataggatgttttggaaataagattaaaaaaatcctttatttgtacaaaaatggagaaattccagtgttgcaactcacagtacaggacaaagcagaaagaaagaaatttgtcataccaaaaagttcaataatagtttcaaatcttacctgaagactgctcagagtcagagtccgaatccagctgaatttgtatctcttctccatctgagtcacaagggtttgtatcgttgaggatcaggtccaatgcctgctgagttgtaagccgcctctgcattttgcttccttctatttgttggaggtgaagctagctactatttatccccctcagcccaccatcccccactgccacagaatttaccagacgtttcaaggtaacaaggaggggctggatgcaatgggtgcattcctcaggtaatggctgcatttacaaatgaagagatgctaatttttgccagcagagtcgtcagtttggactaaaggtctttcgacccttctctgggactttagggagacatcaaaattcctgggacttctagtgttaggAAGAAGTGGTTTTACACTGAACAGTCTTCAATGAAACTAAGTGTTTGGCTGATAATGTTCCTAAAGCCATATGCACCATCCTCAACTAAGGAGATTGCAGCTCCTCCAGGGCtaccttgctttttttttttttttttttcagttttagagGTGGCCGTCTCTAGGCAGGGTTAATTTGGTGACATTATCCTTCCATTTTAAGACCATGGGTTTTATGGTGCTCTTTGGgatcttttaatttattttttttgttttgttttgttttgtttttttttttttttaataaaccaaaacaactCCTctctgagccgccaccttatcgtggtggaggagtttgtacTTCCTGaagatcctagtggctatgttgtcgggggtcatgcccctggtagggtcacccatggcaaacaggtgtctaggggagggaccagatgaagtgcGGCTTAAATCACCtcatgatgatgacaaagcaaggaccagggtttcccttgcccggaagTGGGTAACCCCCGAtgtcgtcaagctgaagaaagagtcctatcgggcctttttggcctgtgagactccagaggcagctgatgggtatcggcgggctaagtgGAGCACAGCTTCGTCGgacgctaaggcaaaaacttgggcatgggaggagtttggatgGAAAAGGACGGCTTccaggagattctggtccaccatccggcggctcaggaggggaaagcagtgctccgtcaacactgtacagtggggatgggggtgctgctgacctcaactcgggacattgtgagacggtggaaggaatacttcgaagaccttctcaatcccaccaacacgtcttctgatgaggaagcagagtctggggtggctggtgctggctctcctatctctggggctaaggttgctgaggtggttaaaaagctcctcggtggcagggccccgggggtggatgaggtctgcccagagttccttaaggccctggatgctgtagggctgtcttggctgacacgcctctgcagcatcacgtggacatcggggacacccctggactggcagaccggggtggtggtccccctcttcaaaaagggggagcagagggtgtgctccaactacagggggatcacattcctcagcctccctggtaaggtctattcaggggtgcttgagaggaggggcCGTCGGAGAGTCGAAcatcggattgaggaggagcagtgtggttttcgtcccggtcatggaccagtggaccagtggaccagctctacaccctcttcagggtctttgagggtgcatgggagtttgcccaaccaatctacatgggCTTTGTTGACTTGGAGAAGACATTCCCCCGGGGATTCctggagtatggagtgctggactcGCTTGTtcaagctgtccggtccctgtacgaccggtgtcagagcgttgtccgcattgccagcagtaaatcagaatcgtttccggtGCGGGTTGGaccctttgtcacagattctgtttataactttatggacagaatttctatgcgcagccgaggtgttgaggggatccggttcggtggcctcaggattgggtctctgctcttttcagatgatgtggttctgttggcttcatcaggccgtgatcttcagctcgtaCTGGAgagattcgcagccgagtgtgaaggggctgggatgagaatcagcacctccaagtccaagaccatggtcctcagccgaaaaagggtggagtgctctctccgtgtctgcaatagggtcttgccccaagtggaggagttcacgtatctcggggtcttgttcatgagtgatcagtgcggcgtctgcagtgatgcggactctgcatcggtttgtcgtggtgaagaaggagctgagccaaaaggcaaagctctcgatttaccagtcgatctacgttcctaccctcacctatggtcatgagctgtgggtagtgactgaaagaacaagattacgaatacaagcggccaaaatgagttttctccgtagggtggccgggctctcccttagagatagggtgagaagctcgatgatccgggaggggctcagagtagagccgctgctcctccacatcgagaggagccagatgaggtggctcgagcatctggttaggatgccaccctggtgaggtgttctgggcacgtcccagaaagaggccccggggaagacccaggacacgctggacagactacatctcttggctggtctgggaacgcctcgggatctctccggatgagctggtgaatgtggccggagagagggaagtctgggtttccctgcttaggcagctacccCCGCGACCCAACATGGACGGATGGAACCAAAACAATGATTTGTACTTTGCCACAACTTTGTCTTGTAATTTGTTTGAAGAACTCCTTGGTCTTCATGGTGTCGCTTGCTTTGTAATGTGTCTTGATTAGTAGTTTTACTTTGGAGCCTTTCAGAACAGATGTTTATACACAGAGATCATATGACACGTAGTCTGAAAACCCGTCTTAAAtataacattaacatttaatcaATTTTGTAACTTGTAAAGTTAATTGCTATCACCAGATATTATTTAGGGGTCTTATGTAAAGGGGTTTGAACATACATGCATGTATCactattaattttttatttgtttgttctgtgcatgtgtttttattatttaaaacttcATCATTTCCAACAAttttatgtagatttttttacataatgaaaaaaaaatctatttaagtTACAAGttgttacacaaacacacacacaatgaaaagaCACCTATACTTCTACAAGACACTGCATAGATCTGTGTATTACAAAGGTTATAAAAGAACATGCATTCAttgattatattatttattaatccatctaacagctttaaaacagcaacaaaaaaaaaagaaagaaaaaaaaggtgactCTTGATTTTTTGGGGGGAGAATTCTTTGAATCCTTTGTGGCTTGTAAGAATTTACAGAAGACTACATGACACATACACTTTAACCACGCTATCAGTGCTGTAAGTGGAACAAAATAAGTGTTGGTACTCCCTTAATGACTTGCTGTCAGTTTGTCATACAGTACAAATATGGGACAAAAACATGGGTGATACTTATATGTAGATCTGTAAATCGATCTATAGATCAATAGCTTTATTGCATAGAAATGACAAAGAACAAACTAACAAAGCAAGTTCTAAATCAAATACACATTTGCCAAATTCAAAGTGCCATGGAGACACTTTTATTAACTTCAAGCCACATGGCATTAAAAtggacattaaaaataaaactgaaaagtaaatacataaagtaaaagctccttaaaaacataaaaaagtgaTAAGTCCCATTTAGacttatttagtttattaacagatttatttaatggCATATTACTATTATAGTTTTTCTCTgggaaatatacatttttttaggaTTAGGCCTGGCCCATGCCACTTTAGCaatattttcttatcttttatctgaaaataatCTTCAAAAACTCAAATGCTGACCAGCCACACTATAGATAATATAAATTGTAATacagaaatgtatgaaattTAAAATGGCCTGAACTTGAGGGCAACAAAAACAAGCGGAGTCCACTTCCATCACACAGCAGGGATAGATATATAGATGGAAAAGAGATGGCAAtagctgaaagaaaaagcaagaataagcaggaaaacattAGCTACGAATATGAGGAAATTTCATTAATCGGGTCCCATTTTTAGTACTTTAAATAATTGTATGTGGCGTGACGTCGTACAGCAAGCCTTGTGcttcaaatcaaaatatttcttttgaggcaaattttttttcttttaaatcacaaGCTGTAAACTGTTGATGAGGTTGGAGGAGGGTATACTGACTGCTGAGGAAAGCTGATAAAAGTCCGGGTATTCATTGTAcgctctaaaaaaaaaaagtcccactATGCTAAGGGATAACATTTAAAAGTGCCGGTACTGCGTACCGGTGCATACCAGCCCACTTAAAGCCCTGCATGCTATCCCATATCTAGTGAGAAGATTCTTGCTTATCCAGGCTCCTGCAGGAAGTGCCCATGCAAAAAGAAGGTGACAGTAACAATACAGTTCCAGAAATTCTCAGCAGTGAACTAATACTGAAACCTGTTAAATATACCTGGAAGGCACAATGCAGATAATTACCCACCTGGGCAAGTTAAACTTGAATCCACATCTTGAGGCCACAGTCTTGTTGCATAAGGTAGCAGATGAttatggctgtgtgtgtgtgggtgattGTAACAGCAAGGACATAATAGGGCTTCCAAGGCAAATGAAATATGTCACGAGCAGTAAAGCGAGCTGTTATCACGTGAAGGGAGATCAGTTGAAGCTAAgacatgttctttttattcctgAGGCCACTATGATATAACGTGCATTTCTGGATTACTGGTAAAGTGACACCTTAGGCTAGGGGCAAAGCAAAtctatttgtatagcacatttcatgtacaagacaattaaaagtttacataaaacattaaaagcattacagcagggtgcaggaagcaataataagtgcattaaaaacaaactttaaaagaaataaaagaaattgaataaaaacagaaaaaaagctaaactaaaatagagaaaatggaagaaataaaGTCCCAGTGTAGGGGATTAAACAGTTTCTTTCATAAAAGGCAGctaatagaaaagtttttaaccctgatttaaaactgttgACCttcagttttctgggagtttgttccacatgtgaagagcataaaagctgaacgctgcctctccacgtttagttctgactctgggaagaGAAAGTaaatttgaccctgatgacctgagggatctggttggttcgtAACGAACCAGAacatcctgaatgtattttggtcctaaaccattcagtgctttgtaaactaacagcaagATTtaaagtcagttctttgacgtacaggaagccagtgtaaagatctgaggactggagttctaggatctactttgttggtcttagtgaggacttgagcagcagtgttctggactaactgcagttgtctgatggactttttagggagacctgtgaggacagcattacagtagtccagtctactaaagataaatgcatggacaactgtcttaatataactactaaaattcaggtctgggTCCATGACTCCTAGATTTCTGCCTTGGTTGTTAGTTTAGCTGTTTGAAGGTGAatgctgacttttaatctttctttcttggtaccaaaaactattatttcagttttgtcttcatttaattgaaggaagttctggcacatcccaTCTTTGATTTTATCAATGCGGTTGATCAGAGTTTagatcggactgtagtctccgGGTGAggtggttatgtagatttgtgtgtcatcataGAGGTTAGctatttccttcattttcatGCTGATTTATGGCCATATTTGAATCATCAGCACATTAGGATTATCAGTATAAAACATATTGCATTGGAGGACCTGATCAAGGTTGGAGACAGAACAGAAACTGATGATTGGTAGTTTTAGAAAGTAGATCAATGAGGCGTCATCGCCCTGCTTTGGCTGATACGTCCTGCTTTGTTGCAGTTTTCTGGATTCTTggaaattaaacagaaacacCACAAAAGAGAGGGCTTTATTATTTGCttgttgttttaaatcagcAGTTAGTATTATCCAAACTAAAACACTCCACctttatataaaacagaaaatcaggTGCATTCATAAACATTGCTTTAAATAATATCTTCATTCAAAACTGAGTTCAAATGTTCAGATTGAACTCATGAAAACACAAGAGCAAAAATTGGCAAGATTCTAGGAAAAAATGCAGTTGAAGGTTAGTTTTAGTTATCTGATAAAATAATTCACAGTTAATTCAATATTAATTTagttgtgttttctctttaaagaaaaaaaaaaagataagcatTACTAAAACACCACACTCATAAATATGCTTTGGGCATAACAAAGACCCTTCAATGCTAAACCTAAGCTGATAATATCTGTGTGATGTTGCATGTCTGTTTTTGTAGGCAGAAATTCTGTTTGTATCAAGGATTTCACTTTACCAGAAACAACCTTGTACAATGATTTACCAAAACCCGACTTTAGCTGCAGTCTGAGCTCAGCCTGCATTTTTCAATCCGGCCACAAGATGGCACTAACACGTTGTCTTTGGTTTTACacctaaacaaataaaagcaaaatgaattattttaataatcagtAACTTGAACTTCATCGTGAAGAATTTAATGTAGGAAGTTGTCAGTGACAGAAAGAAGAGGATGACTAAAGGTCTGAAGGTAGGAAGAGGATATGCTGTAATACTGTTAATACTTAAAagaaagggtgtgtgtgtttgtgtgagggtgtgtgagAGAGGGAGAAATATATAGAGAGGGGGGGGAGGCAGAGCAAAACTGTGTTGAAAATCTCCAGATCAGAGAGACCCTCTCAGTCTTTGTGAAAGCCTCGTCCCAGAGTTCAATTACATCCAGTTTTTTTAGCATGGAGCTCCAAAAGTGGCCAGAATGAAATCAAAATAAGAGAGGGTCACTTGGAATGTATGAATTATGGGGGTGTTTTCTGGTCACTGCTGTCTTTGGATTCTTCTAAGAGGAACCTTTTATTTGGTGAGTTAAAAAGTCAATAATTACTTATCAAATTGTGAGGGACTGCATCACTCATTTCTTCTTATGGGGCAGTTTTTACCTTCAGCTGTTGTTCTCAGGTACGGTTACAGAGCATGGATGTTGTGAGCAGAACTGTGGTTGTTTTGAACTGTGGTTCCttttaaatgcaataaataGATTTGTGTaatatcataaaaataatttatttggatatattatttttcttttttttttctccacagtacAAGCctgtaaaactatttttttcctttttagtttcATACAGCAAAATACATTGATGCCATTTGACGGTGTACATGAAAGGTTATTAAAACTGTTATCAGATCATACTTTATCTGTTGATTCATCTTCATGTAGATATGTATAAATGATTTAGGCTGCATATGCTAAAATGCACCACTTCTCTGCTTGCTTTAAGATCTTGAAATGCTCATTCTCCAATTCTTCCCattatttttctgtcagtttgttTTCAGTCCACGTGAGACTCACAGCAACTTCACCTTTAACAAGACACCAGGACTCAACAGGAACCAAGAGACTTCAACTCAGAAGTCCTGGGTGATTCAGACCAGGAGTGTGATTCAGAGCTCCAAACTACCCATTAACCCCTCCATCCTCTGGCCAAAGCAGGGACAATGGGAAATTCTTGGAAGCAACTCCCAGTCACATCCCAGCCCATCAGTAAACATAAAGCTTCAGCCCATCATGAAAGTTAATGGAATATCTAAATTGTCTGGGGCATTCAGCTGGGGGGACTTTTACTCAAACATCAAGACAGTCAAACTGAATTTGTTAATCATGGGTAAAATTGTGGATCATGGTAATGGCTCTCTTGGAGTCT
This genomic interval carries:
- the LOC121632681 gene encoding neurexophilin-1-like, translated to MGVFSGHCCLWILLRGTFYLFVFSPRETHSNFTFNKTPGLNRNQETSTQKSWVIQTRSVIQSSKLPINPSILWPKQGQWEILGSNSQSHPSPSVNIKLQPIMKVNGISKLSGAFSWGDFYSNIKTVKLNLLIMGKIVDHGNGSLGVYFRHNSTGVGNVSVSLVPPMKGVEFDLERQSVVNPKDSKTFNCRVDYEKTERSKKVMLCNYDPSKTCDQEQTQTQITWMCSKPFQLICVYVSFYSTDYRLVQKVCPDNSSPSPAFPPTG